One Granulicella sp. 5B5 DNA window includes the following coding sequences:
- a CDS encoding ABC transporter permease, protein MPILEIFRQTLAALWESKLRSFLTMFGILWGITSVILLVGLGIGFGIDQHERLRTIGTDIAICFGGKTAMPSGGYASGRNIQLNIGDAEAIQQDAHLVKTVSPEIRRTVSEVSQWNASSRAVRGVWPQYQNFRSLKVEQGRLMNDDDETNANRVVILGAESFRQLFPGKPAIGQPVMIEGYPYTVIGVLAKKQQNGSYGSGPDNTQLFVPFSAMLRDFPPDFKGTGPDAQAAPVGTVNNIVVQPVSPEKHVAALREVREILAERHHFDPDDLDALWVWDTLEGAQFTDRIFHVMTLFFAAVALLTLLLGGIGVMNIMLVAVSERTREIGVRKALGATARDIRRQFLVESAIITLVSGAAGLVCGVGVCVLIRMLPLPDFVPHPVISATAIIASLVTLGVITVSAGTYPALRAAGMTPIECLRTD, encoded by the coding sequence ATGCCGATTCTTGAGATTTTTCGACAAACGCTGGCGGCACTGTGGGAGTCCAAACTCCGCAGTTTTTTGACCATGTTCGGCATCCTGTGGGGGATCACGTCGGTGATCCTGCTGGTGGGCCTGGGGATCGGCTTCGGGATCGACCAGCATGAGCGGCTGAGAACCATCGGCACAGACATCGCAATCTGCTTCGGCGGCAAGACGGCGATGCCCTCGGGTGGCTATGCGTCGGGGCGGAACATCCAACTCAACATCGGCGACGCGGAGGCGATCCAGCAGGATGCTCATCTGGTGAAGACGGTCTCTCCCGAGATTAGGCGCACGGTGAGCGAGGTGAGCCAATGGAACGCCTCAAGCCGCGCGGTGCGGGGGGTGTGGCCGCAGTACCAGAACTTCCGCTCGCTGAAGGTGGAACAGGGGCGCCTGATGAACGACGACGACGAGACCAATGCGAACCGCGTCGTTATTCTGGGAGCGGAAAGCTTTCGGCAGCTTTTTCCCGGCAAGCCTGCGATCGGGCAGCCGGTGATGATTGAAGGGTATCCGTACACGGTGATCGGCGTACTAGCCAAGAAGCAACAGAACGGCAGCTATGGCTCCGGGCCAGACAACACGCAGCTTTTTGTGCCCTTCTCCGCGATGCTGCGCGACTTTCCGCCGGACTTCAAAGGCACGGGCCCGGATGCGCAGGCAGCGCCGGTGGGCACGGTGAACAACATTGTGGTGCAACCAGTCTCGCCTGAAAAGCATGTGGCGGCGCTGCGTGAGGTGCGCGAGATCCTCGCGGAACGGCACCACTTCGACCCGGATGACCTGGACGCGTTGTGGGTGTGGGACACGCTGGAGGGCGCACAGTTTACCGACCGCATCTTCCATGTGATGACGCTGTTCTTCGCGGCCGTCGCACTGCTGACGCTGCTGCTCGGCGGCATCGGTGTGATGAACATCATGCTGGTGGCGGTCTCCGAACGCACACGCGAGATTGGCGTGCGCAAGGCGCTGGGTGCCACAGCGCGCGACATACGGCGGCAGTTCCTGGTGGAGTCCGCGATCATCACACTGGTGAGCGGCGCGGCCGGACTAGTCTGCGGTGTGGGCGTGTGCGTACTGATCCGGATGCTGCCGCTGCCGGACTTCGTGCCGCATCCGGTGATCTCGGCGACGGCGATCATCGCATCGCTGGTAACGCTGGGCGTGATTACGGTCTCCGCCGGTACATATCCCGCGCTGCGTGCTGCGGGGATGACACCGATTGAATGTCTGAGGACCGATTAG
- a CDS encoding arsenic transporter gives MLAHILLSAIVGLSILLMLVRPRNIAEVWWVGGGAFLLVAVRLIPLSLAGRAIAQGTDVYLFLIGMMLLSELAREQGVFDWMSSHAVRSAAGSSTRLFTLVYVIGALVTIFMSNDATAVVLTPAILAAVRKAKVEPLPHLFACALIANAASFVLPISNPANLVVFDGAMPPLARWLAGFALPSLLSVAVTYTVMRILFRKQLRAPLAGSSNNVELSSNGKLVLVGLAFMVAVLLTASAMGRELGLPTCLAALGITAVVCLRARTNPLALAKEISWTTLALVAGLFVMVNAVESIGALRYTQAALAYVQHLPTAAGAYLTGFVVGIANNLINNLPLGLIASGTLHASRVQGLLANAILIGVDLGPNLSVTGSLATILWLLALRKEHVEVSFGQFLKIGIVAMPIALAAALAGAVLVHSF, from the coding sequence TTGCTCGCTCACATCCTGTTGTCCGCGATTGTGGGCCTCAGCATTCTGCTCATGCTCGTCCGCCCGCGCAACATCGCGGAGGTCTGGTGGGTCGGCGGCGGTGCATTTCTGCTGGTCGCTGTTCGACTCATCCCACTCTCGCTCGCCGGCCGCGCCATCGCGCAGGGTACCGACGTCTACCTCTTCCTCATCGGCATGATGCTGCTCTCCGAACTTGCCCGCGAACAGGGCGTCTTCGACTGGATGTCATCGCATGCCGTTCGCAGCGCGGCCGGTTCCAGCACGCGCCTCTTCACTCTCGTCTACGTCATCGGTGCGCTGGTCACCATCTTCATGTCGAATGACGCCACCGCCGTCGTTCTCACCCCCGCCATCCTCGCTGCCGTACGCAAGGCAAAAGTTGAGCCGTTGCCGCACCTCTTCGCCTGCGCGCTCATCGCGAACGCAGCCTCGTTTGTGCTGCCCATCTCCAATCCCGCCAACCTCGTCGTCTTCGACGGCGCAATGCCTCCACTCGCGCGCTGGCTCGCGGGCTTCGCACTGCCGTCGCTGCTCTCCGTCGCCGTCACCTACACGGTCATGCGCATCCTCTTCCGCAAGCAATTGCGCGCTCCACTCGCAGGCTCGTCCAACAATGTCGAACTCAGCAGCAACGGCAAGCTCGTCCTCGTAGGCCTTGCCTTTATGGTCGCCGTGCTGCTCACAGCCTCCGCGATGGGCCGCGAACTCGGTCTGCCAACTTGCCTCGCCGCATTGGGAATCACTGCCGTCGTCTGCCTCCGCGCGCGCACCAACCCCCTCGCTCTGGCAAAGGAGATCAGCTGGACCACCCTCGCGCTCGTCGCCGGGCTCTTCGTCATGGTCAACGCGGTCGAGTCCATCGGGGCGCTCCGCTATACGCAAGCGGCGCTGGCTTACGTGCAACACCTGCCCACGGCAGCCGGAGCGTACCTCACCGGCTTCGTCGTCGGCATCGCCAACAACCTCATCAACAACCTGCCGCTCGGCCTTATTGCCTCGGGAACGCTTCATGCGTCGCGAGTTCAAGGCCTGCTAGCCAATGCGATTCTCATCGGCGTCGATCTCGGCCCGAACCTCTCCGTCACCGGCTCGCTTGCCACCATCCTCTGGCTGCTCGCTCTGCGCAAGGAGCACGTTGAGGTCAGCTTCGGTCAGTTCCTGAAAATCGGAATCGTGGCGATGCCCATCGCTCTGGCCGCAGCCTTAGCGGGTGCTGTGCTAGTGCACAGCTTTTAG
- a CDS encoding citrate synthase, with amino-acid sequence MSTSAPKGLQDVVANESSICFIDGAKGILSYRGIDIHELAEKSSFEEVTYLLWNGALPTAGELNDFSHQLAAARQLPDDVIEFLENVPKTASPMEVLRTAVSLLSIYDPDEKSVLHTGNLRKSFRLTAQIAMIVAVFDRIRKGKEIVKPDTSLSHAGNFLWMLNGELPTETATKALDVALILHADHELNASTFAARVIAATLSDMHSAITGAIGALKGPLHGGANEAVMHLLYDIDKAGEDPVEHVRTMLANKVKISGFGHRVYTTEDPRATHLRKMSEDLGRDANPKWYEMSRKIELFVKDEKKLNANVDFYSASTYTTLGIDIDLFTPIFAISRIAGWCAHVIEQHDDNRLIRPRADYTGPAWPAPYVPMEQRTSQTKPYPPKPSA; translated from the coding sequence ATGTCTACCTCCGCTCCCAAAGGTTTGCAGGACGTCGTCGCGAATGAATCCTCCATCTGCTTTATCGATGGCGCCAAGGGCATCCTGTCCTACCGTGGTATTGATATCCACGAGCTGGCCGAAAAGAGCAGCTTTGAAGAGGTGACATACCTGCTGTGGAACGGCGCGTTGCCGACGGCGGGCGAGCTAAACGACTTCAGCCATCAGCTGGCCGCGGCGCGTCAGCTACCGGATGACGTGATCGAGTTCCTGGAGAACGTGCCGAAGACCGCGTCGCCGATGGAGGTGCTGCGCACAGCGGTGTCGCTGCTGTCGATCTACGACCCGGACGAGAAGAGCGTGCTGCACACCGGCAACCTGCGCAAGAGCTTCCGGCTGACGGCGCAGATTGCGATGATCGTGGCGGTATTCGACCGCATCCGCAAGGGCAAGGAGATTGTGAAGCCCGACACCTCGCTCTCGCATGCAGGGAACTTCCTGTGGATGCTGAACGGCGAGCTGCCGACCGAGACCGCGACCAAGGCACTCGATGTAGCGTTGATTCTGCACGCGGACCACGAACTGAATGCGAGCACGTTTGCAGCACGCGTGATCGCGGCGACGCTGAGCGATATGCACTCGGCCATTACCGGCGCGATCGGTGCGCTGAAGGGGCCGCTGCACGGCGGTGCGAACGAGGCTGTGATGCACCTGCTGTACGACATCGACAAGGCGGGCGAGGACCCGGTGGAGCATGTGCGCACGATGCTGGCGAACAAGGTGAAGATCTCCGGGTTCGGCCACCGCGTGTACACCACCGAAGACCCGCGCGCGACGCACCTGCGCAAGATGTCCGAAGACCTGGGCAGGGACGCGAACCCGAAGTGGTATGAGATGTCGCGCAAGATCGAACTGTTTGTGAAGGACGAGAAGAAGCTGAACGCGAACGTCGATTTCTACTCGGCGAGCACGTACACGACGCTGGGCATCGACATCGACCTGTTCACGCCGATCTTCGCGATCAGCCGCATTGCGGGCTGGTGCGCGCATGTGATTGAGCAGCACGACGACAACCGGCTGATCCGCCCGCGCGCGGACTACACGGGCCCGGCGTGGCCTGCGCCCTATGTGCCGATGGAGCAGCGGACGTCGCAGACCAAGCCGTACCCGCCCAAGCCGAGCGCATAG
- a CDS encoding FAD-dependent oxidoreductase, whose translation MPARTTPALPPDISMQPVVIAGGGIIGLSIALELARRGVRATVFERGRAMEQASWAAAGMLAAEDPHNPPGLRDISKYSKDLYPDFLARIESLSGLAVPIQTRIAVQHGIDGSRTRLEEMSLDPRQLAVALLAATRAADVHLREESPMEDSNLKRLTKVMAAGAWAGKLSPEGRVPVSPRKGQMLRVALPEELRALGEVHRSEAVYVVPRTAGPQAGTAVIGATVEDAGFDTATHADDLERLRALAAELLPALSDEQAAPIVEAWAGLRPATPDMLPVIGRDGDVLWATGHFRNGILLAPATAQIVADLIEGKEPVVTLDAFAPQRFRAS comes from the coding sequence ATGCCTGCCCGTACCACCCCTGCCCTGCCCCCCGATATCTCCATGCAGCCTGTTGTGATCGCCGGTGGCGGGATCATTGGACTGTCGATTGCGCTGGAGCTGGCGAGGCGCGGAGTGCGGGCGACGGTGTTTGAACGGGGCCGGGCGATGGAGCAGGCGTCGTGGGCCGCAGCCGGGATGCTGGCTGCCGAGGACCCGCACAATCCGCCGGGGCTGCGCGATATCTCCAAGTACAGCAAGGATTTATATCCGGACTTCCTGGCGCGGATTGAATCTCTCTCTGGGTTAGCGGTGCCGATCCAGACGCGGATTGCGGTGCAGCATGGAATCGACGGAAGCCGGACGCGGCTGGAAGAGATGTCGCTGGATCCGCGACAACTAGCGGTTGCTTTGCTGGCTGCGACGCGTGCTGCGGACGTCCATCTGCGCGAAGAAAGCCCCATGGAAGACTCGAACCTGAAAAGGCTGACGAAAGTCATGGCTGCGGGTGCGTGGGCTGGAAAACTGTCTCCGGAGGGGCGTGTGCCGGTCAGTCCGCGCAAGGGGCAGATGCTGCGGGTTGCGCTGCCGGAGGAGTTGCGCGCGCTCGGTGAGGTGCACCGCAGCGAAGCCGTGTACGTGGTGCCGCGCACCGCAGGACCGCAGGCCGGAACAGCAGTGATCGGTGCGACTGTGGAAGATGCGGGCTTCGATACAGCGACGCATGCTGACGACCTGGAGCGGTTGCGTGCGCTGGCGGCAGAGTTGCTGCCTGCTTTGAGCGATGAACAGGCTGCGCCGATAGTGGAGGCATGGGCTGGGCTGCGGCCCGCTACGCCAGACATGCTGCCGGTAATTGGGCGTGATGGCGACGTGTTGTGGGCGACGGGACACTTTCGCAACGGCATCCTGCTGGCGCCGGCGACAGCACAGATTGTGGCCGACCTGATCGAGGGCAAAGAGCCTGTTGTGACGCTCGACGCATTTGCACCGCAGCGGTTTCGTGCGAGCTGA